One genomic segment of Desulfomicrobium sp. ZS1 includes these proteins:
- the pal gene encoding peptidoglycan-associated lipoprotein Pal gives MFVLIVLAFSLVVVGGCSKKVSSTPAGTSAVSSSPDAGGLSSAQLEAQRLAELQRQAIDKIGADRIYFAFDRSELSDQSRQVLAEKAELLKTHSALSLLIEGHCDERGTNEYNMALGERRARAAYEYLVLMGIASERLTIISYGEEYPAVPGSNEESWAKNRRDEFKAAVSQ, from the coding sequence ATGTTCGTATTGATTGTGCTGGCGTTCAGTCTTGTCGTGGTCGGCGGTTGTTCCAAGAAAGTGAGCTCCACCCCTGCTGGAACTTCGGCCGTCAGTTCGAGTCCGGACGCAGGCGGCCTCAGTTCCGCACAGCTTGAAGCGCAGCGCCTGGCTGAATTGCAGCGTCAGGCTATCGACAAGATCGGAGCCGATCGGATCTATTTTGCCTTCGACAGAAGCGAGCTGTCGGACCAGTCCCGCCAGGTTCTGGCGGAAAAGGCGGAGCTCTTGAAGACGCATTCGGCCTTGAGCCTGCTTATCGAAGGGCATTGTGATGAGCGAGGCACCAACGAGTACAACATGGCCCTTGGCGAACGCCGGGCACGGGCGGCCTATGAATATCTGGTTCTCATGGGCATCGCATCCGAGCGCCTCACGATTATCAGTTATGGCGAAGAATATCCGGCAGTTCCCGGCTCCAATGAGGAATCCTGGGCCAAGAACAGACGCGACGAGTTCAAGGCGGCTGTAAGCCAGTAG
- a CDS encoding universal stress protein, with the protein MSMFSKILCPVDFSESSADIAKTAREFALKFNAEILVVYVAPSMIQYEIFDLPAASLPQLVGDIVTGAEKTMTEFVAKHFPDVTATGKVVSGDAAEAIVTLAQAEKADIIIMSTHGRQGLNRLLFGSVAEKVVKTSAVPVMTIRPQ; encoded by the coding sequence ATGAGCATGTTTTCCAAAATTCTCTGTCCTGTGGATTTTTCCGAATCCAGCGCGGACATAGCCAAGACTGCCAGGGAATTCGCCCTCAAATTCAATGCTGAAATTCTTGTCGTGTATGTCGCCCCCTCGATGATCCAGTATGAGATTTTCGACCTGCCTGCCGCCTCCCTGCCGCAGCTTGTCGGGGATATTGTCACCGGAGCGGAAAAAACCATGACCGAATTCGTGGCCAAGCATTTCCCCGATGTAACGGCGACAGGAAAGGTGGTCAGCGGCGACGCGGCCGAAGCCATCGTCACCCTGGCCCAGGCGGAAAAAGCGGACATCATCATCATGTCCACGCATGGCCGCCAGGGCCTGAACCGTCTTCTTTTCGGTTCCGTGGCCGAAAAAGTCGTCAAGACATCGGCCGTGCCCGTCATGACCATCCGTCCACAATAA
- a CDS encoding amino acid ABC transporter permease yields MLARLHSLKCRCGTLCSVVAYALTMLCVFWVVLRGAESMGYNWQWYRVPRFILLPDGSPGPLLQGAGITLLVSALGFVGAAVLALGTALLRLSGSVVGQAAARCYLELIRNTPLLVQIFFVYFVIAPAVGLGRLPSAVLALALFEGAYASEIIRAGILAIPRGQWEGALSLGMSRASVYMQVILPQALRNILPPLTSQAVSLIKDSALVSTIAIYDLTMHGQAIIAETFLSFEIWSVVAAIYLIFTVTLSSLARLMEKRSSSPHLEDSCTE; encoded by the coding sequence ATGTTAGCCAGACTTCATTCCTTAAAGTGCCGTTGCGGCACGCTGTGTTCCGTCGTCGCCTATGCGCTGACCATGCTGTGCGTGTTCTGGGTCGTGCTGCGCGGGGCGGAGAGCATGGGCTACAACTGGCAATGGTATCGGGTTCCGCGCTTCATCCTGCTCCCGGACGGCAGCCCCGGCCCGCTGTTGCAAGGCGCGGGCATCACTCTGCTCGTTTCGGCTCTGGGCTTTGTCGGCGCGGCGGTCCTCGCCTTGGGCACGGCGCTGCTGCGCCTCTCGGGATCCGTGGTCGGCCAGGCCGCGGCCCGCTGCTATCTGGAACTGATCCGCAACACGCCGCTGCTGGTCCAGATCTTCTTTGTCTATTTCGTTATCGCCCCGGCAGTGGGCCTCGGACGTCTGCCGTCCGCCGTACTGGCCCTGGCCCTGTTCGAAGGGGCCTACGCGTCGGAAATCATTCGCGCCGGCATCCTGGCCATCCCGCGCGGCCAATGGGAAGGCGCGCTGAGTCTCGGCATGAGCAGGGCCAGCGTCTACATGCAGGTCATCCTGCCGCAGGCGTTGCGCAATATCCTTCCCCCTCTGACCAGCCAGGCCGTATCGCTCATAAAAGACTCGGCGCTGGTCTCGACCATCGCCATCTACGACCTGACCATGCACGGACAGGCCATTATCGCGGAAACATTTCTGAGCTTTGAAATCTGGTCTGTCGTAGCGGCCATTTATCTTATCTTCACAGTCACGCTCTCGTCGCTGGCCAGACTGATGGAAAAGCGCTCATCATCACCACACTTGGAGGACTCATGTACAGAATAA
- a CDS encoding transporter substrate-binding domain-containing protein, which yields MYRITAILILCLSLGAGFLPQTSSAAEKSVLEQVMERGVLRVGFDTFVPWAMKDKNGEYIGFEIDVARRVAADMGVEIEFVPTKWSGIIPALLTGKFDIIIGGMGIQPARNLKVNFSSPYEFSGMSLVASIAAAPNLSSLDDFNKPEIILSAKTGATSVAAAKKHIPKATVRMFDDEAQALQEVLNGRAHAMVASAPFPEQQAIRNKDTLYLPLQGETFTKEPIGFAVRKGDHDFLNFLNNWVLVAGTEGWLAERYAYWFTTMDWETQIK from the coding sequence ATGTACAGAATAACCGCAATTTTGATCTTGTGTCTCAGCTTGGGCGCAGGCTTCCTGCCGCAGACAAGTTCGGCGGCTGAAAAAAGCGTGCTCGAACAGGTCATGGAACGCGGGGTGCTGCGCGTCGGGTTCGACACTTTCGTGCCCTGGGCCATGAAGGACAAAAACGGCGAATACATCGGCTTCGAGATCGACGTGGCCCGCCGGGTGGCCGCGGACATGGGCGTCGAGATCGAATTCGTGCCCACCAAATGGTCGGGCATCATCCCGGCCCTGTTGACCGGAAAATTCGACATCATCATCGGCGGCATGGGCATCCAGCCCGCCCGCAATCTCAAGGTCAACTTCAGCAGCCCGTACGAATTCTCCGGCATGTCCCTGGTCGCAAGCATTGCGGCGGCGCCGAACCTGTCGTCCCTCGATGATTTCAACAAACCGGAGATCATCCTGTCCGCAAAGACCGGCGCCACCTCCGTGGCCGCGGCCAAGAAGCACATACCCAAAGCCACCGTGCGCATGTTCGACGACGAGGCCCAGGCCCTGCAGGAGGTCCTGAACGGCAGGGCGCATGCCATGGTCGCATCGGCGCCCTTTCCCGAACAGCAGGCGATTCGCAACAAGGACACGCTCTACCTGCCGCTGCAGGGGGAAACCTTTACCAAGGAACCCATCGGATTTGCGGTGCGCAAGGGAGACCATGACTTCCTGAACTTTTTGAACAACTGGGTGCTTGTGGCCGGGACCGAAGGCTGGCTGGCCGAAAGATACGCATACTGGTTCACGACCATGGACTGGGAAACCCAGATCAAGTGA
- a CDS encoding amino acid ABC transporter permease, with the protein MNPATRQIPGGGLKSGKGFRPPLTRLDAVLLVFLAGCAGYVAWRVTAQNAKPWEWVVLGQYLVRADGGPGLLLQGLLTTLRLTCWSAVIALFLGVWAGLARTSPSLYLRLVGSTYVELCRNLPPLVLIFLCYFFLADQIAPAIGLQDALRTAPDSVKAVAGVLIGRLDQVDAFVTAAFTLGLYEGAYVAEIVRGGIRSVDAGQWEAGRAQGFPRFGLMVFIIMPQAVRNMIPPLAGQIISTIKDSAIVSVISIQELTFQGMQLMATTYLTMEVWTCVALLYFVLTFSCSMGAARLEHRLRRRYTV; encoded by the coding sequence GTGAACCCCGCAACGCGCCAGATCCCGGGGGGCGGACTCAAGTCCGGAAAAGGCTTCCGCCCGCCCCTGACCAGGCTCGACGCTGTCCTGCTGGTTTTCCTTGCGGGCTGCGCAGGCTACGTTGCCTGGCGCGTGACCGCCCAGAACGCAAAGCCCTGGGAGTGGGTGGTGCTCGGTCAGTATCTGGTGCGCGCGGACGGGGGGCCCGGCTTGCTGCTGCAGGGCCTCCTCACCACCTTGCGCCTGACCTGCTGGTCCGCGGTCATCGCCCTTTTCCTCGGCGTATGGGCAGGGCTGGCGCGCACCAGTCCCAGCCTGTACCTGCGGCTGGTGGGCAGCACCTATGTCGAACTGTGCCGCAACCTGCCGCCCCTGGTTCTCATTTTTCTGTGCTATTTTTTTCTGGCCGACCAGATCGCCCCGGCCATCGGTCTGCAGGACGCGTTGCGCACGGCCCCGGACTCGGTCAAGGCCGTGGCCGGAGTCCTGATCGGACGCCTGGATCAGGTCGACGCCTTTGTCACGGCGGCCTTCACCCTTGGGCTCTACGAAGGAGCCTATGTCGCCGAGATCGTGCGGGGGGGAATCCGGTCGGTGGATGCCGGGCAATGGGAGGCGGGACGCGCGCAGGGGTTCCCGCGCTTTGGGCTCATGGTCTTCATCATCATGCCCCAGGCGGTGCGGAACATGATCCCTCCGCTGGCCGGACAGATCATCTCCACCATCAAGGACTCGGCCATCGTGTCGGTCATCTCCATCCAGGAACTGACCTTCCAGGGCATGCAGCTCATGGCCACGACCTACCTGACCATGGAAGTCTGGACCTGCGTGGCGCTCCTCTATTTCGTACTGACCTTCTCCTGCTCCATGGGCGCGGCCCGCCTGGAACATCGGCTGCGCCGCAGGTACACGGTCTGA
- a CDS encoding TonB-dependent receptor plug domain-containing protein yields the protein MNDSSNASVPVAPELPTLPADVQEDQIYQFDPVSVVAEKPQAGKATIEGQELQTLPSHTGSITEAIKGFSNVQFSNEDTSSLTGGEIRPPRVSIAGAKPYENNFLIDGMSVTNTLNPSGLDADGESIAPNDLHVNGGDQTIFYDSSLVDTVTVYTSNVPAKYGGFVGGVVGAELVDPRIDRWHAVFSGGHSRSEWFDLRGVDEESTTSANQPRFRTYALRAGADGPLTDNVALLLAASQRRSIIPLKMETPEDFFYDKDQKRSSENFFAKLLVTPGDDLKLTLDATYAPYREERWKPLYENSDWKTQNEAFRLAGSAALGGAWGELGGRVAYSRNGYSRDSLNNLRETFAGTGVPEEDWYYRGGIGDAKVVNRGIDAGLDVDLSTFETGDVSWGLSSGLTLSNVTTDMWNEDARMEIMTLPSSGKWTQVFTTYPESDQRRTLNTLGWYGQAEMEWGRFTLTPGLRVDYDDFSYNTDVATRLKMELDTMGDGVLRLVAGVNRYYGGQLRAYAFDRYRPSSSLLIRYNTDPDNLPPVKESDDQSYEAKGLDTPYSDELMGGVLGDVAGFEYSLEFVHRDHRKQIISKAREEDVYELTNDGKSTYDGISLILARSFETERFGSHSLSLGVSQSRSKTFNGAFNSEIDEYKESSGYEYDYDRVFYEGELMDRSSLPPDDYNAPAVVTLRWMGLFFDDRFRVNCVSRWRDSTTGLKNDARTFDETPYGTAEKKKTTSSSKWLDEDGLYHDAYKTGIISGSLVTDVSLELDVVKEELFTMSLMLDVFNVFAADGHVGVSQIGSGDVPAPHSEYGRGYYAGVRCEF from the coding sequence GTGAACGATAGCTCCAATGCGTCCGTGCCGGTGGCGCCGGAGCTGCCAACCCTGCCTGCTGATGTTCAGGAAGACCAAATCTACCAGTTTGATCCTGTGAGCGTGGTGGCGGAAAAGCCTCAGGCCGGGAAGGCGACGATCGAAGGCCAGGAGTTGCAAACCCTGCCCTCCCATACCGGGTCTATCACCGAAGCCATCAAGGGCTTCTCCAACGTCCAGTTTTCCAACGAAGACACCTCCAGCCTGACCGGCGGTGAAATCCGCCCTCCCCGCGTCTCCATCGCCGGAGCCAAACCCTACGAAAACAATTTTCTCATCGATGGCATGAGTGTGACGAACACGCTTAATCCAAGCGGCCTTGATGCCGATGGAGAAAGCATCGCCCCCAATGACCTGCATGTGAACGGCGGCGACCAGACGATTTTTTACGATTCCAGCCTGGTGGACACGGTCACGGTCTACACCAGCAACGTTCCGGCAAAGTATGGCGGGTTCGTGGGCGGAGTCGTGGGCGCGGAGCTTGTCGATCCGCGCATCGACCGCTGGCATGCGGTTTTTTCGGGCGGGCATTCCCGCAGCGAGTGGTTCGATCTGCGGGGCGTGGACGAGGAATCGACCACGTCCGCCAATCAGCCGCGTTTTCGGACCTACGCTCTTCGGGCTGGCGCGGACGGTCCTCTTACGGATAACGTCGCTCTTTTGCTGGCGGCTTCGCAGCGGCGTTCGATCATACCTTTGAAGATGGAGACGCCCGAAGATTTTTTCTATGACAAGGATCAGAAGCGAAGCAGCGAGAATTTTTTTGCGAAGCTGCTTGTTACGCCTGGCGATGACTTGAAATTGACCCTGGATGCCACCTACGCACCGTACAGAGAAGAACGGTGGAAGCCCTTGTACGAGAACAGCGATTGGAAAACGCAAAATGAAGCCTTTCGTTTGGCCGGGTCGGCCGCGCTAGGCGGAGCATGGGGCGAGCTCGGCGGACGAGTCGCCTATTCCCGGAACGGGTACAGCAGGGATTCCTTGAACAATCTGCGAGAAACGTTTGCCGGGACCGGGGTGCCGGAAGAGGACTGGTACTATCGAGGAGGAATCGGCGACGCCAAGGTCGTCAACCGGGGCATCGACGCCGGGTTGGACGTTGATTTGTCCACGTTCGAGACCGGAGATGTGAGTTGGGGGCTTTCCTCGGGTCTTACTCTGAGCAACGTGACCACGGACATGTGGAACGAAGATGCTCGAATGGAAATCATGACGCTGCCTTCCTCCGGAAAATGGACTCAGGTTTTCACGACGTATCCTGAAAGTGATCAGCGTCGGACACTCAACACGCTGGGCTGGTACGGTCAGGCCGAGATGGAATGGGGCCGGTTCACCCTCACTCCCGGCTTGCGTGTCGATTATGATGACTTCTCATACAATACCGATGTAGCCACTCGCTTGAAGATGGAGCTGGACACCATGGGAGACGGCGTTCTGCGCTTGGTGGCCGGGGTCAACCGGTACTACGGCGGTCAGCTCCGGGCCTATGCGTTCGACCGGTATCGCCCCTCATCGTCGCTGCTCATCCGGTATAACACTGATCCCGACAACCTGCCGCCGGTCAAGGAGAGCGATGACCAGAGCTACGAGGCCAAGGGACTGGACACCCCCTATTCCGATGAACTCATGGGGGGGGTGCTCGGGGATGTCGCCGGGTTCGAATACAGCTTGGAATTCGTGCATCGGGATCACCGCAAGCAGATCATTAGCAAAGCCCGGGAAGAGGACGTGTACGAACTGACCAATGACGGCAAAAGTACCTACGACGGTATTTCTTTGATCCTGGCCCGCTCTTTCGAGACGGAGCGTTTTGGATCGCATTCCCTGTCCCTCGGAGTTTCACAATCCAGGAGCAAGACGTTCAATGGTGCTTTCAATAGCGAGATCGACGAGTACAAGGAGTCCTCTGGCTACGAGTATGATTACGACAGGGTTTTCTACGAGGGGGAGCTGATGGATCGCAGTTCCCTTCCTCCCGACGATTACAATGCGCCCGCCGTGGTGACCCTGCGCTGGATGGGGCTTTTTTTTGATGACAGGTTCCGGGTTAATTGCGTGTCCCGCTGGAGGGATTCCACCACCGGGCTCAAGAACGATGCGCGGACATTCGACGAGACGCCTTACGGCACCGCGGAAAAGAAGAAAACCACGTCGAGTTCCAAATGGCTTGACGAGGATGGCCTCTATCATGACGCCTACAAGACGGGGATTATCTCCGGCAGCCTGGTCACGGACGTCTCGCTCGAACTCGACGTCGTGAAGGAAGAACTTTTCACCATGAGTCTCATGCTCGATGTCTTCAATGTGTTTGCGGCAGACGGGCACGTCGGAGTGTCGCAGATCGGGTCTGGAGACGTGCCGGCCCCGCACTCCGAATACGGACGCGGCTATTATGCCGGCGTCCGCTGCGAATTCTGA